The Devosia sp. MC521 genome segment AAGCTGCCGCAAGACCTGTTTCCCGGTGGCGAAAAGGCCGGGTGGTGGGTCAAGGCCGTGCAGCTCGATCTTGAAGCAAAAGGGATTATCGCACGGGCAGCAAAACCGCCCGTGCGTTTGTATTTATTAGACTAGGCAGGGCGCAGCTCGGATGGCAGTTCTTCGTCCGGATCGAGCAAGAGTGCTTCGAGCAGAGCCAGTATCAGAATGGCCGCCAGCATCGCGCCGCCAGTCATAACGATACGCTGCAACACCGCTTCGAGCGCGTCGACACCACCGGTGGTCGACTGCAGGATCATCACTAGCGCTGCCGAGCAGGTGTACTGATAGATCAGCGGGCGCTGCTTACCGGTCGTCATCTTATCGACGAGGTAATAGGTGATGATTGTGCAGAGCAGCACGAGCACCGGCATTTCCGGGATCATGCTGTAAATCATCAGGACACCAGCGGCGATGCCTGCGCCAACCACAGTGCCACCACCACGGTCGATGACCTGGTTCATCTGCGTGCCGCGCCGGGGTTCGCCACAAACGAACAGCATCATAATGACGATGGTCATCATGGTCATATCGCCGGTCGAGAACAGCCAGATCATGGCCGGAACATAGATGATCGAGCGGATCAGCAGATGCTTGCCCGCCTGGGTGCTGGCCAGCGGGGCCACCATTTCTACGTGCACGGTTTTGGTCGTGGGCGGGAACAAAAGGTTCAATCCGACCACGGCGATGCCCAAGGCGAGGCCGCCCATAACCATGCTGTCGCGCATGACGACGAGCACATAGTCACTCATGATCGCTGACATGGCCATCATCAGCGGGAAGACGGTGAGCATCATGCCGCCACGCGAACCGCGCATGACCATCAAAGCCAAGCCGCCAACGGCAAGGATGATGTTGACGATGGTGAAAACCATCGGCTCGTTGACG includes the following:
- a CDS encoding FUSC family protein, which codes for MEELPRVSALDDPYLALRTALTVMICLLLAEPLGITMPMLPVVMAMSIMSNQRGALNPRTFATPIVLPIVGIVFSWIAAVTVNEPMVFTIVNIILAVGGLALMVMRGSRGGMMLTVFPLMMAMSAIMSDYVLVVMRDSMVMGGLALGIAVVGLNLLFPPTTKTVHVEMVAPLASTQAGKHLLIRSIIYVPAMIWLFSTGDMTMMTIVIMMLFVCGEPRRGTQMNQVIDRGGGTVVGAGIAAGVLMIYSMIPEMPVLVLLCTIITYYLVDKMTTGKQRPLIYQYTCSAALVMILQSTTGGVDALEAVLQRIVMTGGAMLAAILILALLEALLLDPDEELPSELRPA